A DNA window from Branchiostoma lanceolatum isolate klBraLanc5 chromosome 17, klBraLanc5.hap2, whole genome shotgun sequence contains the following coding sequences:
- the LOC136423663 gene encoding low-density lipoprotein receptor-related protein 6-like isoform X3 → MMSLDVDTLNTIRLPIEGIQRAAAIDYDVADQLVYWTDVEAEVIRRARLDGTGVEDLISRQVGSPDGIAVEWIGRNLYWTNGETERIEVSRLDGVSRKVLIYEDLDRPRAIVVDPSEGYMYWTDWGESPRIERAELDGSNRLVLFKESIYWPNGLAIDYTARKIYWGDAKLQKIEYANLDGTGRRVLLDEGLQHIFGLTLLGDYVYWTDWKNDGNVQRVHKTTGENRQVIVDQLPGLMGLKAVTMEKTEGEASPCQPDNGGCSHLCLLSPDPPNYKCACPNGIKLLEDGKTCTDGATEMLIVARKKDLRMISLDTPDHTDVALRIDDVKHAIAIDYDVVDGFVYWTDDENKAIRRAKLDGTDGEYLITTEVDRPDGIAVDWVARNLYWTDTGTKRIEVARLNNGTSRKILIDQNLGEPRTIVLDPSEGYMYWTDWGQHPRVERAELDGSGRAVLVNTSLGWPNGLAIDYTARKLYWGDAKTDKIEYANLDGTGRRVLLDEDLPHLFGFSLLGDYIYWTDWQKRSVERVHKTTGENRQNIVDQLVDLMGLKAVNVQRTEGWNPCVENNGGCSHLCLYRPTGVSCGCPTGMELLNPDGRTCVVPEAFLLILRSNDIRRVSIEPQNHEDLVLPIRDMNVASAFDFHDNRIYWADVNLDTISRAFMNGSGAEKIIQSGLDKPQSLAVDWVAHNLFWTDTGTRRIEVARLDGSSRKVLIWRDLESPWSLALDPAFGSMYWSDWSSESKIERASMDGSNRVVLVDRVGRANGLTIDYQERRLCWADMEKALIESSNMQGDDRRRVISDNIVFTLTLYQDYVYWTDVVAPGIKRANKETGENRTLIHGTNYDRVGIKDILVLHHSRQSGSNKCAVDNGGCPHLCLATAMSASTSAEAPVDLPVRCGCPSHWTLDPDKKTCHPPDSFLLFSQRKNIRRMVLDEQQSPDIVLPLRQLRDVKAIDYDRVGKHVYWIEGRIKQLRRAAGNGTDAVSVVSNRDGLFNPYDMAIDEYSRHIYWTCSQTNTINVTRISDLTPVGAVISGGQPRAIVVDPTRGYMFWTNMGNTPTIERAALDGTERRTLFNNNDIKRPGSLAVDITHGKLYWTDYGLNRIQSSDLDGTNRRVLVDLTIGSIVTMTIYDDHLYWSDSVDKIIERIDKLTGGGRTRIQSGLSQVSDLVGVESMDTSQMKRHPCATDNGGCSHICIATGDSGRRCSCPVHLVLLPDKKTCGEPRTCGPNEFTCRTGEVVCIPLSWKCDGLSECSDRSDEADCTRCRDDQYTCDNGDCVDAKNVCDGNVDCMDGSDERHRCHSTMECTDDQFTCDNGHCVDAEKVCNGEADCTDQSDERQCHAP, encoded by the exons ATGATGTCACTAGACGTAGACACACTAAACACTATTAGACTCCCGATCGAAGGCATCCAACGGGCCGCAGCCATCGACTATGACGTGGCAGACCAGCTTGTGTACTGGACAGATGTCGAAGCCGAAGTCATCAGACGTGCGAGATTGGACGGCACAG GTGTTGAAGATTTGATCAGCAGGCAGGTAGGAAGCCCTGACGGCATTGCAGTAGAGTGGATAGGAAGAAACCTTTACTGGACCAATGGAGAAACTGAGAGAATAGAAGTCAGTAGACTGGATGGAGTATCACGGAAAGTCCTTATATACGAGGACCTCGACCGGCCACGAGCTATTGTGGTAGATCCATCAGAAGG atacatgtactggacGGACTGGGGCGAAAGCCCCAGAATCGAGAGAGCGGAGCTGGACGGCAGCAATCGCCTTGTCTTGTTCAAGGAGTCTATCTACTGGCCAAACGGTCTTGCCATCGACTACACAGCCAGGAAAATATACTGGGGCGATGCAAAATTGCAGAAAATCGAGTACGCTAACCTGGACGGAACGGGCCGTAGAGTCCTTTTGGATGAAGGGTTGCAGCACATCTTTGGCTTGACTTTGCTAG GTGATTACGTTTACTGGACGGACTGGAAGAACGACGGCAACGTACAGCGCGTACACAAGACAACAGGAGAGAACAGACAGGTTATAGTCGACCAGCTTCCTGGCCTTATGGGACTCAAGGCAGTGACTATGGAGAAAACAGAAG GAGAGGCAAGCCCCTGCCAGCCCGACAATGGAGGATGTTCCCACCTCTGTCTGCTGTCTCCTGACCCTCCTAACTACAAGTGCGCCTGTCCTAACGGAATCAAGCTCCTGGAGGATGGAAAAACGTGTACTGATG GAGCAACGGAAATGTTGATCGTGGCCAGAAAAAAAGACCTACGGATGATATCCCTGGACACGCCCGACCACACAGACGTAGCCCTTCGGATCGATGACGTCAAACACGCCATCGCTATCGACTATGACGTAGTCGACGGGTTTGTGTACTGGACAGACGACGAGAACAAAGCCATCAGACGAGCGAAATTAGATGGAACAG aTGGAGAATATCTGATAACCACGGAGGTAGATCGCCCTGATGGCATTGCAGTAGACTGGGTCGCCAGAAACCTTTACTGGACTGACACGGGCACCAAAAGGATAGAAGTCGCCAGGCTAAACAACGGAACGTCACGAAAAATCCTGATTGACCAGAACCTCGGCGAGCCACGAACCATTGTACTAGACCCTTCAGAAGG gtacatgtactggacGGACTGGGGCCAACATCCCAGGGTCGAGAGAGCGGAGCTGGACGGGAGCGGTCGTGCTGTTCTAGTCAATACATCCCTCGGATGGCCAAACGGTCTCGCTATCGACTACACAGCCAGGAAACTATACTGGGGCGACGCGAAAACCGACAAAATTGAGTACGCCAACCTAGACGGCACGGGCCGGAGAGTCTTGCTGGATGAAGATCTACCC CACCTCTTTGGCTTCAGTTTGCTGG gTGATTACATATACTGGACGGACTGGCAGAAACGCAGCGTAGAGCGCGTACACAAGACCACAGGAGAGAACAGACAAAATATAGTGGATCAGCTTGTTGACCTCATGGGGCTTAAGGCAGTGAATGTACAGAGAACGGAAG GCTGGAACCCTTGTGTTGAGAACAACGGCGGCTGTTCACACCTCTGTCTGTACCGACCCACCGGAGTGTCCTGTGGCTGTCCCACGGGCATGGAGCTCCTCAACCCCGACGGGCGTACCTGTGTCGTTCCCGAGGCCTTCCTGCTCATCCTGCGCAGCAACGATATCAGAAGAGTATCAATTGAGCCCCAAAACCACGAAGACTTGGTCCTACCGATACGTGACATGAATGTAGCGAGCGCCTTTGACTTTCACGATAACAGGATCTACTGGGCGGATGTCAATTTGGAT ACCATCAGTCGAGCTTTCATGAACGGAAGCGGTGCCGAAAAAATCATCCAATCTGGACTTGACAAACCACAGAGCCTCGCTGTGGACTGGGTTGCCCACAACTTGTTCTGGACGGACACGGGAACCAGACGGATCGAAGTGGCCCGGCTGGATGGCTCGTCGCGAAAAGTGCTGATCTGGCGGGACTTGGAGAGTCCCTGGTCCCTGGCTCTAGACCCAGCATTCGG GTCCATGTATTGGTCTGATTGGAGCAGTGAATCTAAGATTGAGCGAGCCTCCATGGATGGGTCAAACCGGGTCGTCTTAGTGGACAGGGTGGGTCGTGCTAACGGACTGACCATAGACTACCAAGAGAGACGACTGTGCTGGGCTGACATGGAGAAAGCCCTGATAGAGTCTTCTAACATGCAGG GTGATGATCGTCGCAGGGTCATATCGGACAACATCGTCTTTACCTTGACGCTGTACCAAGACTACGTGTACTGGACAGACGTGGTGGCGCCTGGCATTAAACGAGCCAACAAGGAGACGGGGGAGAATCGAACCCTCATCCATGGTACCAATTACGATAGGGTGGGCATCAAGGACATACTAGTGTTACACCACTCCAGACAGTCGG GATCTAACAAGTGTGCTGTTGACAATGGTGGATGTCCCCATCTGTGCCTGGCCACTGCGATGTCAGCGTCTACATCTGCTGAAGCTCCTGTGGATCTGCCTGTCAGATGTGGCTGTCCGTCCCATTGGACACTGGACCCCGACAAGAAGACCTGTCATC CCCCAGACTCGTTTTTGCTGTTCAGTCAGAGGAAGAACATCAGGCGCATGGTGTTGGACGAACAGCAGAGCCCAGACATCGTCCTACCGTTGCGGCAACTCCGCGATGTTAAGGCCATTGACTACGATCGTGTGGGGAAACACGTTTACTGGATTGAAGGTCGCATCAAACAGTTGAGGAGGGCAGCAGGCAATGGCACTGAT GCCGTGAGTGTTGTGTCGAACCGTGACGGTCTGTTCAACCCGTACGACATGGCTATTGACGAGTACTCCCGTCACATCTACTGGACATGTTCTCAGACCAACACCATTAACGTCACACGCATCAGCGACCTCACACCGGTCGGAGCGGTGATTTCCGGCGGACAACCACGTGCCATTGTTGTAGACCCAACCAGAGG TTACATGTTCTGGACCAATATGGGGAACACTCCTACTATCGAGAGGGCCGCCCTGGACGGAACAGAACGTCGAACACTCTTCAATAACAATGACATTAAGCGGCCAGGGTCTCTCGCTGTCGACATAACGCACGGAAAACTGTACTGGACAGATTACGGACTCAACAGGATCCAGAGTTCCGATCTGGATG GTACTAATCGCCGGGTCCTAGTTGATCTAACGATCGGGAGTATAGTGACCATGACCATATATGATGACCATCTGTACTGGAGCGACAGCGTCGATAAGATAATCGAGCGGATCGATAAGCTGACAGGCGGCGGAAGAACGAGAATTCAGTCCGGGCTGTCTCAAGTGAGCGACCTTGTTGGTGTTGAAAGCATGGACACCAGCCAAATGA AGAGACATCCTTGTGCCACTGACAACGGGGGCTGTTCGCACATTTGCATCGCGACAGGAGACAGTGGTCGGCGGTGCTCGTGCCCGGTACACCTCGTCTTGCTTCCCGACAAGAAAACCTGTGGCG AGCCGCGAACCTGTGGTCCTAACGAGTTCACGTGTAGAACAGGTGAAGTTGTCTGCATTCCTTTGTCCTGGAAATGTGACGGTCTTTCGGAGTGTTCTGATCGCAGCGACGAGGCAGACTGTA CCAGATGCAGGGACGACCAGTACACGTGTGATAATGGAGATTGTGTAGACGCCAAGAACGTCTGTGACGGCAATGTGGACTGTATGGACGGGTCAGACGAGCGACATCGTTGTCACAGCACAA TGGAGTGTACGGACGACCAGTTCACGTGTGACAACGGACATTGTGTGGACGCTGAGAAAGTCTGTAACGGCGAAGCTGACTGCACGGACCAATCGGATGAGAGGCAATGTCACG CTCCATGA